In Prunus dulcis chromosome 2, ALMONDv2, whole genome shotgun sequence, a single genomic region encodes these proteins:
- the LOC117617266 gene encoding uncharacterized protein LOC117617266 — MASTNSTPTDPSLSQDDIAARALNKRYDSLVTVRTKAIKGKGAWYWAHLEPILIRNPNTNLPKAVKLKCSLCDAVFSASNPSRTASEHLKRGTCPNFASVLRPNSSVSPVPISSLPSPSSHNHRKRSSQMGTVPCPISHAPHHTSSTSIQVHSLAMIESSRYCGEHNYSQSPNPVGIATSTGLNQQHVGLSGGKHDLGALAMLENSVKKLKSPKTSPGATLSKEQIDSALELLSEWFYESCGSVSFSSLEHPKFRAFLNQVGLPALLQRELSGARLDAKFDEVKAESEARIRDAMFFQVASDGWKSKNPCGEENMVKFMVNLPNGISVFQKAVFTGGSVSSKYAEEVLWDSVTGICGNAVQRCAGIVADKYKAKALRNLEIQNHWMVNVSCQLQGFITLIKDFNKELPLFRVVTENCLKVANFVNSTSEVRHAFEKYKMQELDYAGLLQVPSPKCDTSKNFAPVYAMLEDILSCARILQMVVLDDCYKVICVEDPIAKEVGGMIQSEGFWNELEAVYSLVKLIRGMAQEIEAERPLIGRCLPLWEELRTKVKDWCAKFSIAEGPIEKVVEKRFRKNYHPAWSAAFILDPQYLMRDTSGKYLPPFKFLTHEQEKDVDKLITRLVSREEAHVALMELMKWRTEGMDPLYAQAVQVKQRDPVTGKMKMANPQSSRLVWETCLSELKTLGRVAVRLIFLHATSCGFKCNWSFMKWMCVHRHSRVGLERVQKMIFIAAHAKLERRDLSNEEEKEAELFATADVEDDMLTEVFSDAPTVMGLLEPVVWMANQA, encoded by the exons ATGGCCTCCACAAACTCAACCCCAACAGACCCATCTCTCTCCCAAGACGACATAGCCGCCAGGGCCCTCAACAAGCGCTACGACAGTCTGGTCACTGTTCGAACAAAGGCCATAAAGGGCAAAGGAGCTTGGTACTGGGCTCATTTGGAACCCATTCTCATTCGCAACCCCAACACCAACCTCCCCAAGGCTGTCAAGCTAAAGTGCTCGCTCTGCGACGCCGTTTTCTCCGCTTCAAACCCGTCCAGAACCGCCTCTGAGCATCTCAAACGGGGTACTTGTCCGAATTTCGCCTCTGTTTTGAGACCCAATTCATCGGTTTCGCCGGTTCCGATATCTTCCTTGCCTTCTCCGTCTTCGCACAATCACAGAAAGCGAAGCTCTCAAATGGGTACTGTTCCTTGTCCTATTTCTCATGCTCCTCATCATACCAGTTCTACTTCGATACAGGTTCATTCTTTAGCTATGATCGAGTCTTCCCGCTATTGCGGTGAACATAATTACTCACAATCTCCAAACCCAGTTGGGATTGCTACTAGTACGGGGCTAAATCAGCAGCATGTGGGGTTATCGGGTGGGAAACATGATTTGGGTGCTTTGGCAATGCTAGAAAATAGTGTGAAGAAACTTAAGAGCCCCAAAACGTCTCCTGGTGCCACGCTTAGTAAGGAGCAGATTGATTCTGCACTTGAATTACTGTCTGAGTGGTTCTACGAGTCATGCGGGTCGGTTTCGTTTTCGAGCCTCGAGCATCCCAAGTTCAGGGCTTTCCTTAACCAGGTGGGCTTGCCTGCACTGTTACAGCGTGAGCTCTCGGGTGCTAGGCTTGATGCAAAGTTTGATGAGGTCAAAGCTGAGTCAGAAGCTAGGATCAGAGATGCAATGTTTTTTCAAGTTGCTTCTGATGGGTGGAAAAGCAAGAATCCTTGTGGGGAAGAAAACATGGTTAAGTTCATGGTTAATCTTCCCAATGGGATTAGTGTTTTCCAAAAGGCAGTGTTTACTGGTGGGTCAGTTTCGTCAAAATATGCAGAGGAGGTATTGTGGGACTCAGTTACTGGTATATGTGGGAATGCTGTGCAGCGTTGCGCGGGGATAGTTGCAGACAAGTATAAGGCCAAGGCATTGAGGAACTTGGAGATTCAGAATCATTGGATGGTGAACGTGTCCTGTCAGCTTCAGGGGTTCATTACTTTGATTAAGGATTTTAACAAAGAGCTTCCACTCTTCAGGGTTGTCACTGAAAATTGCTTAAAGGTTGCGAATTTTGTAAATAGCACCTCTGAGGTTAGGCATGCTTTTGAGAAGTACAAGATGCAGGAACTTGATTATGCTGGGTTGCTCCAAGTTCCTTCACCCAAATGTGATACTTCAAAGAACTTTGCACCTGTTTATGCAATGCTGGAGGATATATTGAGCTGTGCCCGCATACTCCAAATGGTCGTCTTGGATGATTGCTATAAGGTTATATGTGTGGAAGATCCAATTGCCAAGGAAGTTGGAGGGATGATTCAAAGTGAAGGATTTTGGAATGAATTAGAGGCAGTTTATTCACTAGTTAAGCTAATCAGAGGGATGGCTCAGGAGATTGAGGCTGAGAGGCCATTAATTGGGCGATGCCTCCCCCTTTGGGAAGAGTTGAGAACAAAAGTAAAGGATTGGTGTGCCAAGTTCAGCATTGCTGAAGGACCAATTGAGAAAGTAGTTGAAAAACGATTCAGAAAGAACTACCACCCAGCATGGTCAGCTGCATTTATACTTGACCCACAATACTTGATGAGGGACACTAGTGGAAAGTACCTTCCACCATTCAAGTTCTTGACGCATGAGCAGGAGAAGGATGTAGATAAGCTCATTACCAGGTTGGTTTCCAGGGAAGAAGCTCATGTTGCATTAATGGAGCTCATGAAATGGAGAACAGAAGGAATGGACCCGCTTTATGCTCAGGCTGTTCAGGTTAAACAGCGAGATCCTGTAACTGGAAAGATGAAAATGGCAAACCCGCAGAGCAGTAGACTTGTGTGGGAAACTTGTCTAAGTGAGTTAAAGACACTGGGGAGAGTTGCAGTAAGACTTATCTTCCTCCATGCAACCTCATGTGGATTTAAGTGCAATTGGTCTTTCATGAAATGGATGTGTGTACATAGGCACTCAAGGGTAGGCCTGGAAAGGGTACAGAAGATGATATTCATTGCAGCTCATGCCAAACTTGAAAGAAGGGATCTCTCTaatgaggaagaaaaggaagcaGAGCTGTTTGCAACTGCAGACGTTGAGGATGACATGCTGACTGAGGTCTTTTCGGATGCACCCACAGt AATGGGGTTGCTTGAACCGGTTGTGTGGATGGCAAACCAGGCTTGA
- the LOC117617268 gene encoding peptidyl-prolyl cis-trans isomerase FKBP53-like produces the protein MGFWGIEVKPDEPYGYQSDEFKGRLHITQATLGLGESKERSIVQCSMGYKSPIFLCSLLPNKSESCPLDLEFEGVDGLIDFSVIGKRSVHLSGYFVDDDRDARDDYESDSFGEDIAETESESSEYDTDNAYDDGFIDDEDLDIYPPSPVPNSGVVIEEIEDDEKPTNGNIQSKRLLKKNKSSCLEDKNSQHQIVSKRNAGVPVLESEDEDGFPISTKQKSNFHIEKPEAATEQEENKISEKSKKKKVKDGDDTAGLKRKVEDVDQDGQPERRKKNKKKKKLREQAKEGNADEVNACTDNEKQPEIYKSQDINQALPVQKSSDINMDSFPGENHTEEKKKQKKKKKAQESGTKVDQTVANMEDPNEPTWEKTNGKPSKVRTFGNGFVIEDLSMGQPDGKRASPGQKVSVRYIGKLKNGKIFDSNVGGPPFKFRLGIGQVISGWDVGVNGMRVGDKRRLTIPPEMGYGHERAGKIPPNSWLVFDVELVAVN, from the exons ATGGGATTTTGGG GAATTGAAGTCAAACCGGACGAACCATATGGTTATCAATCCGATGAATTTAAAGGAAGGCTTCACATTACTCAG GCGACTTTAGGCCTTGGTGAATCGAAGGAGAGGAGCATAGTTCAGTGCTCCATGGGATATAAGAGTCCAATCTTTTTGTGTTCCTTGTTACCAAATAAGAGTGAATCATGTCCGTTGGATCTTGAATTCGAGGGTGTTGATGGTTTGATAGACTTCTCGGTGATTGGCAAGCGGAGTGTCCATCTCTCTGGTTACTTTGTGGATGATGACAGAGATGCCAGAGATGACTATGAATC GGATTCTTTTGGGGAGGATATTGCTGAAACTGAGTCGGAGTCATCAGAATACGACACTGACAATGCTTATGATGATGGATTTATTGACGATGAAGATCTGGACATTTACCCGCCTTCACCTGTTCCCAATAGCGGAG TTGTAATTGAGGAGATAGAGGATGATGAGAAACCTACGAATGGAAACATCCAGTCCAAACGACTactaaaaaagaataaatcaAGTTGCTTGGAGGACAAAAACTCTCAACATCAAATTGTTTCCAAGAGAAATGCTGGCGTACCTGTTCTGGAGagtgaagatgaagatggcTTTCCAATATCCACCAAGCAGAAAAGCAACTTCCATATTGAGAAGCCTGAAGCAGCAACAGAAcaggaagaaaacaaaatatctgagaaaagcaagaaaaagaaagtgaaagaTGGTGATGATACTGCTGGGTTAAAAAGGAAAGTTGAAGATGTTGACCAAGATGGTCAGCCAGAAAG gcgaaagaaaaataagaagaagaagaagctgagaGAGCAAGCTAAAGAGGGAAATGCAGATGAAGTCAATGCTTGCACTGACAATGAAAAGCAACCTGAGATCTACAAGAGCCAAGACATTAACCAGGCTTTGCCGGTTCAGAA GAGCTCTGACATCAACATGGATTCTTTTCCTGGTGAAAATCACAcagaggagaaaaagaagcagaaaaagaagaagaaagcccAGGAGAGTGGAACAAAAGTGGATCAAACTGTTGCTAACATGGAAGATCCAAATGAACCTACTTGGGAGAAAACCAATGGCAAGCCATCTAAAGTGAGAACCTTTGGAAATGGATTTGTTATCGAGGACCTATCTATGGGCCAACCAGATGGCAAAAGAGCTTCTCCAGGACAAAAG GTCAGTGTTCGCTACATTGGCAAgctaaaaaatggaaaaatatttGACTCAAACGTGGGAGGACCACCCTTCAAATTCCGCTTAG GTATAGGTCAAGTTATATCGGGCTGGGATGTTGGGGTTAATG GTATGCGTGTTGGGGACAAAAGAAGACTCACTATTCCACCAGAAATGGG TTATGGACATGAACGTGCTGGAAAAATACCACCAAACTCATGgcttgtgtttgatgttgAGTTGGTTGCTGTTAATTGA
- the LOC117618745 gene encoding enolase, which produces MATTIKLVKARQIFDSRGNPTVEVDVTLFDGTYARAAVPSGASTGIYEALELRDGGSDYLGKGVLKAVENVNSIIGPALIGKDPTEQTKIDNYMVQQLDGTVNEWGWCKQKLGANAILAVSLAVCKAGAIVNKIPLYKHIANLAGNKTLVLPVPAFNVINGGSHAGNKLAMQEFMILPVGASSFKEAMKMGVEVYHHLKAVIKKKYGQDATNVGDEGGFAPNIQENKEGLELLKTAIAKAGYTGKVVIGMDVAASEFYDNKDKTYDLNFKEEKNDGSQKISGDSLKNVYKSFVTEYPIVSIEDPFDQDDWEHYAKMTAEIGEQVQIVGDDLLVTNPKRVEKAIKEKSCNALLLKVNQIGSVTESIEAVKMSKRAGWGVMASHRSGETEDTFIADLSVGLSTGQIKTGAPCRSERLAKYNQLLRIEEELGSAAVYAGSKFRVPVEPY; this is translated from the exons ATGGCCACGACGATCAAGCTTGTTAAAGCCCGGCAAATCTTCGACAGCCGTGGAAATCCCACCGTCGAA GTTGATGTTACACTCTTCGATGGAACCTACGCAAGAGCAGCTGTTCCAAGTGGAGCTTCCACAG GTATCTATGAAGCCCTGGAGTTGAGAGATGGTGGATCGGATTATCTTGGGAAAGGTGTCCTTAAA GCTGTGGAGAATGTGAATTCGATCATTGGACCTGCTTTGATTGGAAAG GACCCAACAGAGCAGACCAAAATTGACAATTATATGGTACAACAGCTTGATGGAACTGTTAACGAATGGGGTTGGTGCAAACAGAAG ctTGGAGCAAATGCTATACTGGCAGTGTCTCTTGCTGTCTGCAAAGCGGGTGCCATTGTGAACAAGATCCCTCTTTACAAG CACATTGCCAATCTTGCTGGAAACAAGACCTTGGTGCTACCTGTACCTGCATTTAATGTCATTAATGGAGGTTCTCATGCAGGCAATAAACTAGCAATGCAG GAATTCATGATTCTCCCTGTTGGAGCATCTTCTTTCAAGGAAGCCATGAAGATGGGTGTAGAAGTATATCATCACCTGAAG GCTGTAATTAAGAAGAAGTATGGACAAGATGCCACGAATGTTGGGGATGAAGGCGGCTTTGCACCTAATATTCAG GAAAACAAAGAGGGTCTTGAACTGCTGAAGACAGCCATAGCTAAAGCTGGATATACTGGAAAGGTTGTGATTGGGATGGATGTTGCTGCTTCAGAATTCTATGATAACAAGGATAAGACTTATGACTTGAATTTCAAGGAAGAG AAAAATGATGGATCACAAAAAATATCAGGAGACAGTCTGAAGAATGTTTACAAGTCATTTGTTACTGAATATCCAATTGTGTCGATTGAAGATCCCTTTGATCAGGATGATTGGGAACACTATGCAAAGATGACTGCTGAAATTGGTGAGCAAGTGCAAATTGTTGGCGATGATCTCCTTGTCACAAATCCAAAG CGAGTGGAGAAAGCAATCAAGGAGAAGTCCTGCAATGCTCTTCTTTTGAAG gTGAATCAAATTGGTTCAGTAActgaaagtattgaagcagtGAAAATGTCTAAACGTGCTGGCTGGGGTGTCATGGCAAGTCACCGAAG TGGTGAAACTGAGGATACTTTCATTGCTGACCTTTCTGTTGGGCTGTCGACG GGCCAAATTAAGACTGGAGCTCCTTGCAGATCAGAGCGGCTTGCTAAATACAACCAG CTTCTTAGGATAGAAGAGGAGCTTGGATCTGCAGCAGTCTATGCCGGATCGAAATTCAGAGTACCAGTGGAACCATACTGA
- the LOC117620394 gene encoding probable rRNA-processing protein EBP2 homolog — MGVSNKESRQFNEDSMEEDDLEDVSEPESEPESEDEEDVKLTEPSKKAIFNRDGLLDKLGDISWPENAGWVHKLSVDIDQEQQVDVNDDLTRELAFYTQALEGTRKAFEKLQSMGLPFLRPEDYYAEMVKTDSHMERVKSRLLVEKKKIEEADERRKARDAKKLSKEIQAQKLKERAKQKKEDIESVKKWRKQRQQSGFAGGDKGSELDLAFEDGKPFEKSSNKRPGVAPGDRSGGKARQGVKVGKKPKKRDIKDSKFGYGGRKGSKKQNMAETTNELRGFNKDSLSGNKKRKR, encoded by the coding sequence ATGGGTGTATCCAATAAAGAGTCCAGACAGTTTAATGAGGATTCCATGGAAGAGGATGATTTGGAAGATGTGTCTGAGCCAGAATCCGAACCAGAATCTGAAGATGAGGAAGATGTGAAATTGACTGAACCATCAAAGAAAGCCATATTCAACAGAGATGGTCTCCTTGATAAACTTGGGGATATTAGCTGGCCGGAGAATGCTGGATGGGTGCACAAACTTTCTGTTGATATTGATCAAGAGCAACAGGTGGACGTGAATGATGACCTAACTCGGGAGCTCGCGTTTTATACCCAGGCTCTAGAGGGAACGAGAAAGGCATTCGAGAAGCTTCAGTCAATGGGGCTTCCTTTTCTCAGGCCTGAGGACTACTATGCGGAAATGGTGAAGACAGATTCCCACATGGAGAGAGTGAAGAGCCGGCTTTTggtagagaagaagaagattgagGAAGCCGATGAGAGAAGGAAAGCTAGAGATGCCAAGAAATTATCTAAAGAGATTCAGGCTCAGAAGTTGAAAGAGAGAGCTAAGCAGAAAAAGGAGGACATAGAGTCTGTGAAGAAGTGGAGGAAGCAGAGGCAGCAGAGTGGGTTTGCTGGGGGTGACAAAGGCAGTGAGTTGGATTTGGCATTCGAAGATGGGAAACCATTTGAGAAGTCAAGTAATAAGAGGCCAGGTGTAGCTCCAGGAGATCGGTCGGGAGGGAAGGCAAGACAAGGTGTGAAGGTGGGGAAGAAACCGAAGAAGAGGGATATCAAGGATTCCAAGTTTGGATATGGAGGGAGGAAAGGTTCCAAGAAGCAAAATATGGCTGAAACCACCAATGAATTGAGAGGCTTCAATAAAGATTCTCTCTCAGGAAataagaaaaggaagaggtGA
- the LOC117619569 gene encoding uncharacterized protein LOC117619569: MLASAVDLLTQAASNSLLVFCFCNLIIVMIVMGSKPGSYFEQESEIPVSMVTSSYKYNRNNANCKQVDDAKCKQEEGTLVNPSDTVFSQVSSNAKKELATASDEKDNIISHHNDSKKCDNDDELRRRAEEFIEKMNKGGRAELLRTSHLI, translated from the coding sequence ATGTTGGCTTCTGCAGTGGACTTGCTCACTCAGGCTGCTTCCAATTCTCTGCTTGTTTTCTGCTTCTGCAATTTGATTATAGTTATGATCGTCATGGGGTCAAAACCGGGCTCTTACTTTGAGCAAGAAAGTGAAATTCCAGTCTCAATGGTCACCAGCAGCTACAAGTACAACAGAAACAACGCAAATTGTAAACAAGTTGATGATGCTAAATGTAAGCAGGAGGAGGGTACTTTGGTCAATCCATCAGATACTGTTTTCAGCCAAGTTTCATCAAATGCCAAGAAAGAACTTGCCACTGCCAGTGATGAAAAGGACAACATCATCAGCCATCACAATGACAGCAAGAAGTGCGACAATGATGATGAGTTGAGAAGAAGAGCGGAAGAGtttattgaaaaaatgaacaaaGGAGGGAGGGCAGAGTTGTTGAGAACTTCACATTTAATCTGA
- the LOC117620121 gene encoding AT-hook motif nuclear-localized protein 3 codes for MEEKDNLVSGVAVSGEEAPDTYRIAPRNENPSPSGGPTMAAAATASPMSLALTSTEVKKKRGRPRKYGPDKTVSSALSPMPISSSIPLTGEFSAWKRGRGRPVDSVKKSHKYDVFESSGEKIAYSVGANFTPHVLTVHAGEDVTMKIMSFSQQGSRAICILSANGTISNVTLRQPSSSGGTLTYEGRFEILSLSGSYIAIENAGTKSRSGGMSVALAGPDGRVVGGGLAGMLIAAGPVQVVVGSFLPGHQQEQKPKKQRLEPVSSSIVPIVVNAVSGEEMKVCGGVKPILTSPSFHGNNSTSVNPMHSFKNSAPESKSLSEEESKGLGQPNCEVSY; via the exons ATGGAGGAGAAAGACAACTTGGTTTCTGGGGTAGCAGTGAGCGGTGAAGAAGCTCCAGATACCTACAGAATTGCCCCGAGAAATGAAAACCCTAGCCCATCTGGGGGTCCCACAATGGCAGCAGCTGCAACGGCCTCGCCGATGAGCTTGGCCTTGACCAGTACggaagtgaagaagaagaggggcAGGCCTAGGAAGTACGGACCTGACAAGACCGTCTCTTCGGCATTGTCGCCGATGCCGATTTCGTCTTCGATTCCGCTCACAGGAGAGTTCTCGGCCTGGAAAAGGGGCAGAGGGCGGCCCGTTGACTCAGTCAAGAAGTCTCACAAGTATGACGTTTTTGAGAGCTCAG GTGAGAAAATTGCATACTCTGTTGGTGCAAACTTTACACCTCATGTCCTCACTGTCCATGCTGGCGAG GATGTTACGATGAAGATCATGTCATTCTCTCAACAAGGGTCTCGAGCTATTTGCATACTTTCTGCAAATGGTACCATTTCAAATGTTACACTTCGGCAGCCCAGTTCTTCTGGGGGTACTTTAACATATGAG GGCCGTTTTGAGATACTTTCCTTGTCTGGATCATATATTGCAATTGAGAACGCAGGAACAAAGAGCAGATCTGGTGGCATGAGTGTCGCTTTGGCAGGTCCAGACGGTAGAGTGGTTGGGGGAGGGCTTGCTGGTATGTTGATAGCTGCTGGCCCTGTGCAG GTTGTGGTGGGGAGTTTTCTACCAGGTCACCAGCAGGAACAGAAGCCCAAGAAACAGAGACTCGAGCCTGTATCATCGTCAATTGTCCCTATTGTTGTCAATGCCGTGTCTGGTGAAGAAATGAAGGTCTGTGGTGGAGTAAAGCCCATTCTGACTTCTCCTTCCTTCCATGGAAACAATTCAACTTCTGTAAACCCCATGCACAGCTTTAAGAACTCAGCTCCTGAGAGTAAATCGTTGTCGGAAGAGGAATCTAAAGGCCTCGGTCAACCAAACTGTGAAGTTTCTTATTGA
- the LOC117619796 gene encoding 65-kDa microtubule-associated protein 3 — translation MSNLQSEQLLQMETTCGSLLYELQIIWNEVGESDKDRDKMLLELEQECLEVYRRKVDQANRCRAQLRQAIADSEAELAAICSAMGERPVHIRQSDQNAGSLKEELSKIVPQLEEMKKRKLDRNNNFLEVLEEIQIISSEINGSTEYSSSKTVVDETDLSLRRLEELHRQLHALQTEKSDRLKQIQDHLCTLNSLCLVLGMDFKQTSSEVHPSLDDSEGCKNISNDTIERLAAAIQKLREVKLQRMQRLQDLASTMLELWNLMDTPIEEQQMFQNITCNIAASEHEITEPNTLSVDFINYVEAEVSRLEELKSSKMKELVLKKRSELEEICRKTHMVLEADSAIDYVIEAIDSGDVDPACVLDQIELQVAKVKEEAFIRKEILEKVDKWLFACDEECWLEEYNRDENRYNAGRGAHLTLKRAEKARALVNKLPAMVDALASKTIAWEKERGIDFTYDGIPLLSMLEEYTILREEKEQERRRQRDQKKIQGQLIAEQEALYGSKPSPSKPQSVKKAPRMSTGGASNRRLSMQAPKPDPLHSIKATPHSRPTPRKADRIHQNEQLSNYLDDGFSALSSGRRGLDVAGLPVKKHSFGATNASEVETPTMRKPFSPISIPTENGAMTTPLKSTNLADEENKTPKVMPIFVPTTPSTVSVPMQTAMTPAYPPIPFAANVVEEIPEEIEYSFEERRAGFVLPKAHIKSMIQV, via the exons ATGTCTAATCTCCAAAGTGAGCAGCTTCTGCAAATGGAAACAACATGTGGATCACTTTTATATGAACTTCAG ATAATTTGGAACGAAGTTGGGGAGTCTGACAAAGACAGGGATAAGATGTTGCTTGAGCTTGAGCAGGAGTGTCTAGAAGTATACAGAAGAAAGGTAGATCAGGCAAATCGGTGTAGGGCACAGCTAAGGCAAGCAATTGCTGATTCTGAAGCAGAACTAGCAGCAATCTGTTCTGCAATGGGGGAGCGACCAGTACATATTAGACAG TCTGATCAAAATGCTGGAAGCTTGAAGGAAGAGCTCAGCAAAATAGTTCCACAGCTGGaggagatgaagaaaagaaaattggacaGAAATAATAACTTTCTGGAAGTTCTAGAGGAGATACAAATTATTTCAAGTGAGATTAATGGGAGCACAGAGTATAGTTCTTCTAAGACGGTTGTTGATGAAACTGATTTGTCATTAAGAAGGCTTGAAGAATTGCACAGACAGCTGCATGCACTCCAAACTGAGAAG AGTGATCGGCTGAAGCAGATACAGGACCACCTGTGTACATTGAACTCACTTTGCTTAGTTCTGGGTATGGATTTCAAGCAGACAAGTAGTGAGGTTCATCCCAGTTTAGATGATTCAGAAGGATGCAAGAATATAAGTAATGATACAATTGAGCGGCTGGCTGCTGCAATACAAAAATTACGGGAGGTTAAACTACAGAGAATGCAGAGG CTTCAAGATCTTGCATCTACCATGTTAGAGCTATGGAACTTGATGGATACGCCAATTGAGGAGCAACAGATGTTTCAGAATATAACCTGTAATATTGCTGCTTCAGAACATGAGATAACTGAACCGAATACACTCTCTGTGGACTTCATCAATTAC GTTGAGGCAGAAGTGTCTCGGTTGGAAGAGTTGAAATCAAGTAAAATGAAAGAGCTTGTTCTTAAGAAGAGGTCTGAGCTAGAGGAAATCTGTAGAAAGACACATATGGTCCTAGAAGCAGATAGCGCAATTGATTACGTCATTGAAGCTATAGATTCAG GAGATGTGGACCCTGCTTGTGTCCTCGATCAAATTGAGCTTCAGGTTGCAAAGGTTAAAGAGGAAGCTTTTATCAGGAAAGAAATACTTGAAAAAGTTGACAAATGGTTGTTTGCGTGTGATGAGGAGTGCTGGCTCGAGGAGTATAACAGG GACGAAAACCGATACAATGCTGGAAGAGGAGCTCATCTTACTCTTAAACGTGCTGAGAAAGCACGTGCTCTGGTTAATAAACTTCCAG CAATGGTGGATGCATTGGCTTCAAAAACCATAGCATGGGAGAAGGAGAGAGGCATTGATTTCACATATGATGGT ATCCCTCTTCTTTCCATGCTTGAAGAGTATACTATTTTACGCGAGGAGAAGGAGCAAGAACGCCGAAGGCAGCGG GACCAGAAAAAAATTCAGGGTCAGCTCATAGCTGAACAAGAGGCACTTTATGGGTCAAAACCAAGTCCTTCCAAACCTCAGAGTGTAAAGAAAGCTCCCAGAATGTCAACTGGAGGTGCAAGTAATAGAAGACTTTCGATGCAAGCTCCTAAACCTGATCCACTTCACTCGATCAAAGCTACTCCTCATTCACGTCCAACCCCAAGGAAGGCTGACCGAATCCACCAGAATGAGCAATTAAGTAATTATCTGGATGATGGCTTTTCAGCTTTGTCCTCAG GCAGGAGAGGCTTGGATGTTGCTGGTCTTCCTGTTAAAAAGCACTCTTTTGGTGCCACAAATGCTTCTGAAGTGGAGACACCCACAATGCGGAAACCCTTCTCACCCATTTCTATTCCAACTGAAAATGGTGCAATGACTACTCCTTTGAAGTCTACCAATCTTGCAGATGAAGAGAATAAGACTCCCAAGGTGATGCCAATTTTTGTGCCAACGACGCCATCAACGGTGTCAGTACCCATGCAGACAGCTATGACCCCAGCTTATCCACCAATTCCTTTTGCTGCCAATGTAGTCGAAGAAATCCCTGAAGAGATTGAATACTCTTTTGAGGAAAGAAGAGCTGGTTTTGTGCTCCCAAAAGCACATATCAAGTCCATGATACAAGTTTGA